The following coding sequences lie in one Arachis stenosperma cultivar V10309 chromosome 5, arast.V10309.gnm1.PFL2, whole genome shotgun sequence genomic window:
- the LOC130979638 gene encoding B-box zinc finger protein 18-like — translation MRTLCDACESAAAIVFCAADEAALCRACDEKVHMCNKLASRHVRVGLASPSDVPRCDICENAPAFFYCETDGSSLCLQCDMIVHVGGKRTHGRYLLFRQRVEFPGDKPSNIENPASQPVEPGETKRGQNPLPKLKMGEKQQNHRMPLLSTPDPDADGHAKMETKMIDLNMKPNRIHEQASNNQP, via the exons ATGCGAACGCTTTGTGATGCTTGTGAGAGTGCGGCCGCTATCGTTTTCTGCGCCGCTGATGAGGCCGCACTCTGCCGTGCCTGCGATGAGAAG GTTCACATGTGTAATAAACTTGCTAGCAGGCATGTAAGAGTGGGTCTGGCAAGTCCAAGCGATGTGCCTCGTTGTGATATATGCGAGAATGCACCTG CATTCTTCTATTGCGAGACAGATGGAAGCTCGCTTTGTTTGCAGTGCGACATGATAGTTCATGTTGGTGGTAAAAGAACACATGGAAGATATCTTCTATTTAGGCAAAGAGTTGAG TTTCCAGGAGATAAACCTAGTAACATAGAAAACCCAGCTTCTCAACCTGTGGAACCAGGGGAGACTAAGAGGGGACAAAATCCACTTCCCAAGCTAAAAATGGGGGAGAAGCAACAAAACCACAGGATGCCGCTGCTTTCAACACCAGATCCTGATGCTGACGGACATGCCAAGATGGAGACTAAAATGATTGATTTGAACATGAAGCCTAACAGAATACATGAACAAGCATCAAATAATCAG ccATAA